The following proteins are co-located in the Motilibacter rhizosphaerae genome:
- a CDS encoding LacI family DNA-binding transcriptional regulator → MPAQQQRPTLEEVAASAGVSRATVSRVVNNSPTVAPHLRERVEQAIRELGYRPNLAARSLVTRRTGAVGVVVAESAEFVFADPFFGPIVRAASRELARTGRQMVLLLAQDEQDHERIAQYLEGGHVDGALLFSLHRNDPLPEVAARLGLPVVLQGRPWDAGPLRHWVDNDNRGGGRTATRYLLEQGRSRIATITGPLDMPAAVDRLSGYREALGNQFDDRLVVAGDFRQESGEAGMRELLERAPDIDGVFAASDLMAVGALRALRRSGRKVPEDVAVVGFDDHAALDEWTDPPLTSVHQDIDGAVVQMVSLLGLMLDGEEAPQHVVLPTRLVVRASA, encoded by the coding sequence ATGCCCGCGCAGCAGCAGCGCCCCACGCTGGAGGAGGTGGCGGCGTCCGCGGGGGTGTCCCGCGCCACGGTGTCCCGCGTCGTCAACAACTCCCCCACGGTGGCACCGCACCTGCGCGAGCGGGTCGAGCAGGCGATCCGGGAGCTGGGCTACCGGCCTAACCTCGCGGCCCGCAGCCTCGTGACCCGGCGCACCGGCGCCGTGGGTGTCGTCGTCGCCGAGTCGGCGGAGTTCGTCTTCGCGGACCCGTTCTTCGGGCCCATCGTGCGTGCGGCGTCGCGCGAGCTCGCCCGCACCGGCCGGCAGATGGTCCTCCTCCTCGCCCAGGACGAGCAGGACCACGAGCGGATCGCGCAGTACCTCGAGGGCGGCCACGTCGACGGCGCCCTGCTGTTCTCGCTGCACCGCAACGACCCGCTGCCCGAGGTGGCGGCCCGGCTGGGGCTGCCCGTCGTGCTGCAGGGCCGCCCCTGGGACGCCGGCCCGCTGCGCCACTGGGTCGACAACGACAACCGCGGCGGGGGCCGCACCGCGACGCGCTACCTGCTGGAGCAGGGGCGCAGCCGCATCGCGACCATCACCGGCCCGCTCGACATGCCGGCCGCGGTCGACCGGCTCTCCGGCTACCGCGAGGCCCTCGGGAACCAGTTCGACGACCGGCTCGTGGTCGCCGGCGACTTCCGCCAGGAGAGCGGCGAGGCGGGGATGCGCGAGCTGCTCGAGCGCGCCCCCGACATCGACGGCGTGTTCGCGGCGAGCGACCTCATGGCGGTCGGCGCCCTGCGCGCGCTGCGCCGCAGCGGCCGCAAGGTGCCGGAGGACGTCGCCGTGGTCGGCTTCGACGACCACGCCGCGCTCGACGAGTGGACCGACCCGCCGCTGACGAGCGTGCACCAGGACATCGACGGTGCGGTCGTGCAGATGGTCAGCCTGCTCGGGCTGATGCTCGACGGCGAGGAGGCCCCGCAGCACGTCGTGCTGCCCACGCGGCTCGTCGTGCGCGCCTCGGCCTAG
- a CDS encoding putative bifunctional diguanylate cyclase/phosphodiesterase, producing the protein MSGVRTRLAVPALVVAMLGALGALLVSPLLDVPAAAGVPHLPWPALVVALALAEVIVVHVEIRREAHTFGAGELALAVGLLAAGGRELVTAEAVGVLLALLWRRQTLVKLAFNVAQYALSVACAVPVVHALAPAPRLLDAATALAVLAGLLVASSVGFVLITAAIGLVDRVPPLRENLDVLVIGYAGAAANAGLGLSLLLLASEGPLALLCAAPAVAAALASYRAYVHARQRREHLALLLAATQTLQRGGDDGDTSGGWSTVLAALQERVHAERATLLVAPAATGGSAGEGTWLRLDVATDAEARPRFRGASAAEVEALLVPGASALVAAIRDEDRLLGHLLVGPRLGPQPRYAESDRTLVEALANQVGGALETGRLEQALAQITALQQRMAHEATHDGLTGLANRTRFTTALEEALAGPGPAAVVLVDLDDFKAVNDQLGHAAGDELLRAVADRLREVVRAEDTPARLGGDEFAVVLPDCSAARSAEVAARLVEALAAPVQLGATRVAPRASIGTAARDGEPLDLDELVRRADVALYQVKRNGKAGHQSWRPGLRMAGEGPALLSSVLPAAVADGEFVCHYQPLVDLETGASFGLEALVRWQHPQQGLLLPAAFLGAAEDSGLIRQIGEQVLRAACREVVRLQAQDGRDHRLHVNISPAQMDAGLPHLVALALHESGLAPDRLVLEVTEGLALSRPEEAAELMRAVGELGVTWALDDFGTGYAALDRLVDLPVSLLKIPRQLVRGVATPRGARLLSGTLALAREMGLEVVAEGVEQQQELDALLAGGITRAQGHLWSTALDPVALGPWLRSEPRLQVPRPRR; encoded by the coding sequence GTGAGCGGCGTGCGGACCCGCCTCGCCGTCCCGGCCCTCGTCGTCGCCATGCTCGGCGCCCTCGGCGCGCTGCTCGTCTCCCCGCTGCTGGACGTCCCCGCCGCGGCGGGCGTCCCGCACCTGCCGTGGCCGGCGCTGGTCGTGGCGCTCGCGCTGGCCGAGGTCATCGTCGTCCACGTGGAGATCCGCCGCGAGGCCCACACCTTCGGCGCCGGCGAGCTCGCCCTCGCCGTGGGCCTGCTCGCCGCCGGCGGCCGCGAGCTCGTCACCGCCGAGGCCGTCGGCGTCCTGCTCGCCCTGCTCTGGCGGCGCCAGACGCTGGTGAAGCTCGCCTTCAACGTCGCGCAGTACGCCCTCTCCGTCGCCTGCGCGGTGCCGGTCGTGCACGCCCTGGCACCCGCGCCGCGCCTGCTCGACGCCGCCACCGCGCTCGCCGTGCTCGCCGGCCTGCTCGTCGCGTCCAGCGTCGGCTTCGTCCTCATCACCGCGGCGATCGGGCTCGTCGACCGGGTGCCCCCGCTGCGGGAGAACCTCGACGTCCTCGTCATCGGGTACGCCGGCGCGGCCGCCAACGCCGGGCTCGGGCTCTCGCTGCTCCTGCTCGCCTCCGAGGGTCCGCTCGCGCTGCTCTGTGCCGCCCCGGCCGTCGCGGCGGCGCTCGCGTCGTACCGGGCCTACGTGCACGCGCGGCAGCGGCGCGAGCACCTCGCGCTGCTCCTGGCGGCGACGCAGACGCTGCAGCGCGGCGGTGACGACGGCGACACCAGCGGCGGCTGGTCCACGGTCCTCGCGGCCCTCCAGGAGCGCGTCCACGCCGAGCGCGCGACCCTGCTCGTCGCGCCCGCGGCGACGGGAGGCAGCGCGGGGGAGGGCACCTGGCTGCGCCTCGACGTGGCGACGGACGCGGAGGCTCGGCCGCGCTTCAGGGGCGCGAGCGCGGCCGAGGTGGAGGCGCTGCTGGTGCCGGGCGCGAGCGCGCTGGTCGCCGCGATCCGGGACGAGGACCGGCTGCTCGGGCACCTGCTCGTGGGCCCCCGGCTCGGTCCGCAGCCGCGCTACGCGGAGAGCGACCGCACGCTCGTCGAGGCGCTCGCCAACCAGGTCGGGGGCGCGCTCGAGACGGGCCGGCTGGAGCAGGCGCTGGCGCAGATCACCGCCCTGCAGCAGCGCATGGCGCACGAGGCCACCCACGACGGGCTGACCGGCCTCGCCAACCGCACGCGCTTCACCACCGCGCTCGAGGAGGCGCTCGCGGGCCCCGGACCGGCCGCCGTCGTGCTCGTCGACCTCGACGACTTCAAGGCCGTCAACGACCAGCTCGGCCACGCCGCCGGCGACGAGCTGCTCCGGGCCGTCGCCGACCGGCTCCGCGAGGTGGTCCGGGCCGAGGACACCCCCGCCCGGCTGGGCGGGGACGAGTTCGCCGTCGTGCTCCCGGACTGCTCCGCCGCGCGCAGCGCCGAGGTCGCCGCGCGGCTCGTCGAGGCCCTCGCCGCCCCGGTCCAGCTGGGAGCGACGCGGGTGGCGCCGCGCGCGAGCATCGGCACCGCCGCCCGCGACGGCGAGCCGCTCGACCTGGACGAGCTCGTGCGCCGCGCGGACGTCGCGCTCTACCAGGTGAAGCGCAACGGCAAGGCGGGCCACCAGTCGTGGCGGCCCGGGCTCCGCATGGCGGGCGAGGGCCCGGCGCTGCTGTCCTCGGTGCTGCCGGCGGCGGTGGCCGACGGCGAGTTCGTCTGCCACTACCAGCCGCTGGTCGACCTGGAGACGGGCGCGTCGTTCGGCCTGGAGGCCCTCGTCCGCTGGCAGCACCCGCAGCAGGGCCTCTTGCTGCCGGCCGCCTTCCTCGGTGCCGCCGAGGACAGCGGGCTCATCCGGCAGATCGGCGAGCAGGTCCTGCGCGCCGCCTGCCGCGAGGTCGTGCGCCTGCAGGCGCAGGACGGCCGGGACCACCGGCTCCACGTCAACATCAGCCCCGCCCAGATGGACGCGGGGCTCCCGCACCTCGTGGCGCTCGCCCTGCACGAGTCGGGCCTGGCCCCCGACCGGCTGGTGCTCGAGGTGACCGAGGGGCTGGCGCTCTCCCGGCCGGAGGAGGCCGCCGAGCTCATGCGGGCCGTCGGCGAGCTCGGCGTGACCTGGGCGCTCGACGACTTCGGGACGGGGTACGCCGCCCTCGACCGCCTCGTCGACCTGCCGGTCTCGCTGCTGAAGATCCCGCGCCAGCTCGTCCGCGGGGTCGCCACGCCGCGCGGCGCCCGGCTGCTCAGCGGCACCCTCGCCCTCGCCCGCGAGATGGGGCTGGAGGTGGTCGCCGAGGGCGTCGAGCAGCAGCAGGAGCTCGACGCGCTGCTGGCCGGGGGCATCACCCGCGCGCAGGGCCACCTGTGGTCGACGGCGCTGGACCCCGTCGCGCTCGGGCCGTGGCTGCGCAGCGAGCCGCGGCTGCAGGTGCCCCGCCCCCGGCGCTGA
- a CDS encoding coenzyme F420-0:L-glutamate ligase yields MSAGPPVLQVLPVPGLPEVAAGDDLVALLAATAPLQDGDVLVVASKVVAKAEGQARPGMDRAAAIEAETVRVVAARGDTRIVETRHGLVIAAAGVDASNVGPGGGVLLLPEDPDASARQLRTGLLAALGLTRLGVVVSDTAGRAWREGQTDIAVGAAGVAVLQDLRGGTDADGRPLEVTVPAVGDELAAAADLVKGKAAGVPAAVVRGADALLLDEDGPGARALVRPAAGDMFRLGTREALAEGARAAVPARRTVRSFAPGAPDPAAVRRALASAATAPAPHHTVPWRFVVLETAEARTRLLDAMEAAWAADLRADGFDEAAVGRRLRRGGVLRGAPLLVVPCLVTEGAHAYPDERRSRAEREMFLLSAGAAVQGLLVALAAEGLGSAWVSSTLFCPEVAREALGVSDHWDPMGAVAVGTPAGEPAARGPRDMDGLVLVR; encoded by the coding sequence GTGAGCGCAGGTCCGCCGGTGCTGCAGGTCCTCCCGGTCCCCGGCCTTCCCGAGGTCGCCGCGGGCGACGACCTGGTCGCGCTCCTCGCGGCCACCGCCCCCCTGCAGGACGGCGACGTCCTCGTCGTCGCGAGCAAGGTCGTGGCGAAGGCCGAGGGGCAGGCCCGCCCCGGGATGGACCGGGCGGCGGCGATCGAGGCGGAGACCGTGCGCGTGGTCGCGGCGCGCGGCGACACCCGCATCGTCGAGACCCGCCACGGGCTCGTCATCGCCGCGGCGGGCGTCGACGCGAGCAACGTCGGCCCCGGGGGCGGCGTGCTGCTGCTGCCCGAGGACCCCGACGCGTCCGCCCGTCAGCTGCGTACGGGCCTGCTGGCCGCGCTCGGCCTGACCCGGCTGGGGGTCGTCGTCAGCGACACGGCCGGCCGCGCCTGGCGCGAGGGGCAGACCGACATCGCCGTGGGCGCGGCCGGGGTGGCGGTGCTCCAGGACCTGCGCGGCGGCACGGACGCCGACGGCCGCCCCCTCGAGGTGACCGTCCCGGCGGTCGGCGACGAGCTCGCGGCGGCGGCGGACCTCGTGAAGGGCAAGGCCGCGGGCGTCCCCGCGGCCGTCGTCCGCGGGGCCGACGCGCTGCTCCTCGACGAGGACGGACCGGGGGCGCGCGCGCTGGTCCGACCCGCGGCCGGCGACATGTTCCGGCTGGGGACCCGCGAGGCGCTCGCCGAGGGCGCGCGGGCGGCGGTGCCGGCGCGGCGTACGGTCCGCTCCTTCGCGCCCGGCGCCCCGGACCCCGCGGCCGTGCGCCGCGCCCTGGCCTCCGCGGCCACGGCCCCCGCTCCGCACCACACGGTCCCCTGGCGCTTCGTCGTCCTCGAGACGGCCGAGGCGCGGACCCGACTGCTCGACGCGATGGAGGCGGCGTGGGCGGCCGACCTGCGGGCGGACGGCTTCGACGAGGCGGCGGTCGGGCGCCGGCTGCGGCGCGGCGGCGTGCTGCGCGGCGCCCCGCTCCTCGTCGTGCCCTGCCTCGTGACCGAGGGCGCCCACGCGTACCCCGACGAGCGGCGCTCCCGCGCCGAGCGCGAGATGTTCCTGCTCTCGGCCGGTGCCGCCGTGCAGGGGCTGCTGGTGGCGCTGGCCGCCGAGGGGCTCGGGTCGGCGTGGGTGTCCTCGACGCTGTTCTGCCCGGAGGTCGCCCGCGAGGCCCTCGGGGTGAGCGATCATTGGGACCCGATGGGCGCCGTCGCCGTGGGCACCCCCGCAGGGGAGCCGGCGGCGCGGGGCCCGCGCGACATGGACGGGCTCGTGCTCGTCCGCTAG